The Lates calcarifer isolate ASB-BC8 linkage group LG7_2, TLL_Latcal_v3, whole genome shotgun sequence DNA window AGAATAGTAGACATATTACTGTTATGCAATGTTAGgatgattttctcttttttactgGGACATACAAGATATTTTCACCACTTCACTACCAAGGCCATAACTTGTGACACAAAAAtacttatttgtttgtgtgttcacaagccaaaaaggctGTGAACCACCAGGATAAATTACCTGACAACCTGCTGCAACTACAAACTAATAGCCATCTGTTTATTGCAATGTCGCATGTGCATCATTAGTGGTTTTGCACATGTGCAAAGATCATTCAGATATATGCATCTCTGTAGGTTAAAGTGGGTTAAAATGcatgaaaagaaatgtattCTTAAACAAATGACCTGATTAACTATATCTCCACTGTGACAGAAAGGGTGAAATCCTTCACCTGACACAACAGCCAAAAGATAGAGAGCATCTGAAAGGagacacaacacagagctgagataCCAAACAGACACATTCCTGCTGTATCTGACTGACAAGATGCTGCAAGGTGGTCCATATCTGAACCATGTGTGGGGGCATTCTCGTTAGAGAGGATTTTATCTTATACATGCCTGATTTGTCCTTTTAAAAGCAGGATGTTAGAAGAGGACGGAAAAGTTGTGAAATACACGCAAGTCTCACTTTCAgttcataaaatgaaaacagaagtcACTATTCTTCCTATAGTGTGACAGTCAAACCAGCTAGGAATAAAGGTGAGTGATTTAAACAGGTTCCTGTAAAGGCCCCTCGACGTGACGTCACAATGACGTGTAAATGGGTCATTGTGCCACGTCGACTGACTTTAGAGAGTACACCATGGGATATCCACCCTTGAGGCTGCTCAGGGAGGGCGGCAGATTACTAACTCACATGCTCACCGTTTTCTTAGGTCACATGTCTCATCCACTGGATCCAGTTTGCTCCACATGAATGGGATATTGTAGGAGGCCAAGAGCATGTTTTAAGGAATTTACCGAGCATTCATAGTCAGAATGACTTAGAATAATTGCAACACAATAcactttttttccacagagatCAATAAATGATACATTAGTGAGGGGAAAGATTCATCTTAGTGGCTTTACATTATTCTTAACCAGTAAATGTAAGAAAGAGAAGCCAGGAAAAGCAGTTAAATGAGCTACTGTAAGGAAAGATAAAATGACAGGCaattagagagagcagaggataCAGGAAATGATTCAGCTGGAAGAAGATGACGAGGGTTACTTCTTGAAAAGCTGTGGTTTCATTCTGCAGCTGCAATAGGCAGTGACTCGGCCTCTCTGCCTCCCAGTTGAAAGACAGTGACCATTTTGGGCATTAAAATTCCACATTCTGCCACGCAAAGTAACAGAGAAATCCTAAACATTTCTTGTTTAAACCACAAGTGTATGCTCCATCCTGCAGGAATGCTCTGTCCTTTGTTTCCACCCTGCATTCCTCTCACCATTCCTCATGTTTCACTGTTGAACAAAATACTTGAAGCATTTAAATAAGCACTCTCTTTTCAGTTTggcataaaaaaaatacatgtcaGCAGATTTAGGTTAAGATTCTTCATCTTTTCAAGAGACAAGGAAAAAAGAGCAGCTGCTAAACCTTGACCACAACATTTGCAGCTCTTTTCAAATTGTTTGCAAAAGCTTATAAAAGTTTCTCAACCTGTATAGAAATCATTCGGCTGtggtgaaaacaggaaaaccaTCAAAATGAGGGCAGTTTGCCAAAGTGATTCACAGCAGAAGAGCTAAAACAACTGGTCAATCAATTGATTGGTCAATCACTAGCAGTTTATGAAGCCAAAATACCAAGAATTCTTTGGTTTCAGTTCTGCAAAAGTgcatatttgctgtttttttaagcCGACTCTGATAAAAactatgatagtaaactgaatatttgggGGGTTGGACAGTTggttaaacaaaacaagtgatacAAACTTGGACACAGGACaccattttctgtcactttatgGACCAAACAGtggattaataataataatacttggATTTAGAGACAGACCCAGCCACTGTGGTACCACTGCTGCCCACACCTGCTGCAGGTCACAAAAGTCATTGCATCCTCATCAGGGCTTCCTCGCCTCACCCATGCAGGCAAGAAAAGGGCACCCCTGGACACCTGCGTCACCCTGCAGTCTGATCCTCCACACTTTTTGCAGCGAATTTTATGTGTCGGGGTCCCTTCTATCCCTTGAGGAAGCTGCCTCTCACTCACACCCTGGGAGGAGTACTCCGCCCTGAGCTGCCGGAGCTCTGTGCCGGCCATTTCCTCCGCTGACATTTGGGCGAAGGCTTGAGGAGACAGGGAGCCGCTCAGGAGGCCCTGACGCAGGTGACAGTTTTTAGGATTCTTCAAATTGGCTACTTTGCTCCTCACGCAGGTTTTGTATTTGACTTGACTGGATTTGTGGAGCTCGTGGATGTGCTGCTCAATGTCTCTAGCCAACTGTGTAGCCTTGGCCTGATCAGGAGGTTCAGGGCAGAGGGCAGCGAGGAGGAGCTGGACACATTTGGATCTTACAGATGGGAAATCAGAAGATGCAGATGTGCTCTCTGCAGTCTGGAGGCCATCTTTTTCCACTGTAGATGATGCTTCTTGTTCTGCAGCAGCCTTCACGTTCTCCACAGCACTGTCATGTGTCTCTGCTGAACCAGAATGGGAAACCCCCTGTTTAGGAACTCCTCCACCCCCAGCCTCATGTGGTGGAGAAACCCTCTGAGAGACCCCTTGCCCCTTCTCCTCTGTGCATTTCACCCCTTGTGTATCCTTACTGTATTGTCTTTTCCACTTGGACAACAAGCTTTTAACTGTCTTCTTCACGCTGTCGTCAGAGCAGGTTTTCAGGACCCGGTAAAGAACTTTGACGATGTCTGTCGTTtccagctgctctgctgtgatcTGAGACTTATCAAGGTCACCAAGGAGGGTCAAGATGTTCCCATAGCTTCTGTCTGCAGTGAATTTCTCTATCTGCAGTGCACAATGGATGATTTCTTTGGCATCCATGGTGGCTACAGAAAGATTAAATAGTTAACATTGTAATTCTAAAAGATAAAGATACCTAAcctttaagaaaataaaaacgtGTAACTTAATGTAGCCTGTAGGCCTTTGACACTAACTGCAAAATCAATGTGCTGCTTTCCTGATGATCTACTTTACTTCTTCTACCTTTCAACAACCTTTACATATttcttttgtatgtgtttgtgttggtttaCCTGAGCTCCCACATGGTTTGCAGCTTCTTCACACAAACAGCAATCCCAGGAAACGTCTACAAGGGAGCAGCCATGTTGGATTTGTCTTCAAAGAAGGGAAATTGCTTGAATTCACCACTAGGTGgtgctgcagcttcactgaATCAGACCCTCAATGTGATTGTGAAGGTTTAGGATTATTTTGCCAACAGTTTCTAGCAATGGAACTAAATGTGCTTGAAGGTGAGCACAGTTTGACATGTGTAACATCtctttttgattttatttttatttttatttaagcCATTTTGATCTAGATATTATTTTTTAGATTAATACAGAATTTCAAACATGAGCATCACCGACCCTGTCATTATCCTTGTACTACTTTGAGGTGTGTTTAATCTGTTATTATATCACAGTAAAAGGGCCTTGCAGTTTTGCTGTCATTTGTCTAAACTGTATTGCAGGATTAGCTCTTTATGTAAGGATTTATTGTGCGTGCATCAGGCTTTTCATGTTATTCCCTAATGGGATGAGATGTATTCAGAAACCAGGCaagatttctgtttattttcacaacTCTTTTCTATGCACTGACAATATCAACAAAGCTGGATTAATTTATGTGTAAAAGTACTGGACAAGCTGAGGGTGTGTCCCAGTGTTCCAGGGATTAAAGAATTCAATTAAGACACAATTTCAAGTATGTTCATGGATTAATCTGTATGATTATTACCtatctttactttttttctggACAGTTGTGATGCAGATGTACAAGAGCCTCAGAGCTGGATGTTTGGAGTCTGCATGCAGAAACATGCACTCTTTGCATACAAACAGGCGCCAGACAGGAATTCATGAGAGGAAGGTATCTCACAACAAGATGAGACAAGCCTTTTAGCTATAGCTGCAATTACATGTTGTGAGGGAGGAAGATGAATGAGTGTTTAAGGATAATTCATGGGTGTCGAGCTTCAACAAGAAATGTTTCCGTAAATAAAAACCACTACAGTGGACTGACCAGTTTGCAGGTAGTTGTTACtgataatgtgtgtgaatgaaaaaataGAACATTTGAGTGGATGAACATATGTAttcatttaatgtcatttaaagATGCTGATTACAGGAAAAAACTAAGTGCAGTTTAGGGACTGTGTAAAAATTACTGGGGAGAGGCCTGGGAGTGAATCTTATGTTTCACTTATTAAAAATGCAAGATCATCCCAGTGTAATGAATGTTTCTGGGACCTGTTGACTTAGTTAAAACTGCAACACACTCTAATACACACAATTATAACTAATATAACACCATACGTACCATCAGCTCTTTACTGTCTTCCAACCATTCCTCTCTGGTTGAGCACTTTACTCTCCAGCAGAAGAGGTTAAATAACAGTGAACGGTGGAATGCAGGTAATAAGCACTAACAGTGGCTCTCTCCATAATGGACACTCTCCCTCAGAGGTCAGCACTGTCAACACAGCTTGGTATTGTTCAGAGGTGCAGTCTGGGGTTCAAAGTTCAAAATAGTTCCTTATTTGCACAGATTTTATTCACTTCTGCAACCAAAGTCACAaatcacagtgaaatgaattgATTTCTGGCCTTAAAAACACCATTTGTTTGCTTAGTTTTGATTGTTGATACAATAAATCTGTCAAGATAAagctaaaattaaaaattaaccTGAGgtcagaaaagaaagaagcacCCTCTGTTCCTCTAAAACAATCtaaaaaatctacttttctAATAATTTTAATACTGTCCCTTGGGGAAATTTCACTCAAAAACCCATCTGCATCTAAAACACATTAACATCTGCCAGGATGTTTTCAATGGATTTGCCAAAAGTTGTGAACATGGACAAGAGGAGCTGGAGTCCAGTTTGTAATCTGTACAAATGTCCCCTTGGCAACAGTCCACTGCCTGTGAATGGAAAGCTGGCTGCCTCTGTGCACTTAAATTACACAGAAACTGAACTAGAGAGAAAGTTATATATCAAAATTATCTTTTAATTCAGTGAAGCACATCTAACAGCAGCAAGTTCACTCCTGtcaaattatatattttatcactcacacacagatacccccaTGACATATAAATACAAGAGCAGGGTGCCATTATGTAACCAATGGTATGACATCACCCTTTTAATCTTATATTAAAAATTTGCTTTAAGGATTCATGCAGCTGGTGCCAATAGCGATGGAGCTCCTGAGGGAAAACCAATACCGTGTCTCTTCGCATAATAGCTTCTGGCTCTCAAGTCttcaaacagcagcttttaaaacCCCAAATGGAAGTTAAAGCTTCCAGGAGGCTTTTAGCAGCGTTaatgtttaacttttctttCCGAGTGTGCTGGCTTAAGGAGTTTTCTATCTGGTAATGCACAAAGAAGGATTGTCAACATGTATCACTGGAAGTTTCTTGCaggtatgtgtgttttctgtttgccaTTTAAGGCTGTAGTTAAGTGGATTTTGTGGGCCGAACCTGTGACCTTTAAGTCTCAGGAGGGTCGCCCACCTCAAACTGTGTGTTGCCTCTGTGTGTATTGAGATGGGTGGGGTCCAGCTGAGCTTTCAGTGAACATATataagagacaaaaaagaaaaaaaaacctctttcaGCCGTCAGCACATCGTAGGCCTCCTGCCTTTTGTTTCTCTGGCCACACATGGCTGGAATTCACGAAAAACACTCACGAGGCCCCTCGGATCTTATCAAATAATTTTACTGCGGCCTGTCTACGCTCCTTATCTGTGGGAATGGAATTTTACCAGCACACCACTGCTGTGTCACACGCTCGCCAAGAGGTGGCGCTCACATCACTGCGCTGAGTCCAATGGACCCCTATGAGGAAGTGGAGTCCTGCTGTATCACATCCTGCTTTTGTTGTCTCCGCCTCTTGTGCAGACCACGCCACACTTGATGGCATGTATGCatcagcgcacacacacacacacacacacacactaccccGCCCTGAGCTTGAGAAatcctgaggaggaggatgggggcTTTCTTGTTAAAGTGATCAGTTTCTTCATGGGCAGACATTCATGACAACATGGTAAGTCCCTGCaagcccccccaccaccacacaagtgtgtgttgctctgtatgagtgtgtgtgtgtgcacaagacacacacaataGAATACAAGGTATTCTACCCACATTATGAAGGGTTTTTGTCTCTCATCCTGCTCAGTCAGTGCAAGATGCCTCCTACTTAGGGACTGTACACAAATTATTAGGAGGAGGGGTTAGAAAAGGAGGAAggttacagtatttttttattctttgtgcTGACTTCTCTGACCTTTTGGTTGGAAGTAGAAGTACAACCTCAAACTCTCTGTCTCCAGGATTGATTACATTAAATGTTACCCTCTTATTTCTAAACGTTCATCTGCATCAGaacaaaaagttttaaaaacttaaaatgacattataaTTTAGCCTTTGTTACGTCTGCTAAAATCTAAAAATGGACAGTTTCACTTAGCATTGCATATGCTAATTGGTGGCTAATGTGAAAGTTAATATATTAAGGTTTGAATGAGATTGCATGATTATACACATTGGGAGGTCACAGTGTCTGCAGAATCACATGTGTGTTTCCTCACGattgtggttgtgggagcaaAATCAACCTTGATTTTGTATCTGTGCTTAATGCTTTAGACAgggcgtgtgcatgtgtgtgtgtgtgcatgtgtgtgtgtgtgtgtgtgtgtgagtgtgtgctagACAATTTGTGTGTGAagcgggggtggggtgggggtgtggagGTTTGCTTGGTTGCACCCTACCCACCACACCCGCCCACCATGACCTTGAGGGTGATCACAGATGACTGGAGAGgaagtagttttttttctctttgtgtctcatttctctccttttctgcctCAGGGTTCATTCTGTTTTGACTGACACACTGTCAGATTTCTACATATCTTCAGTTTCTATTTTAGGGCTTACAAACAAGACAAAGTGTCACAGTCTTTAGCTTGAACTTGTGCTTGCGCAGGAAATGGGACTCCCCAAACATGCAACCGCAAAAACTACTgactgctttgtgtgttttgcgTCTGCTGCGGCTGATCATAACATTGTCCTCTGCTGATAAAACTCAGAACAAAGCCAGAAACAATAAGGATGTACAATGATATCAGCTccaaaacaaagtgaaagacACAATcacaagacacagaaacactttcTTTTGACTGTGAGGAAACAGAGCAGTTTATGTTACTTCTTGAATTTCATAATGCTTCTGGTGATGTGATGCAACATTTCTGTTGGCAATAGTTCAAAGGAAAGTTGCAACCTCCAACTGTATGCCCTGAAATAATTTGATTGAGTTGTTTATTCTCTAATAATGAGCTCTGTTAACCCATTATACTGAAGGCAGTGACCTGAAAGATAACAGAAAGTACAAGTATTGATTTTAATACTATCCTCACACACATGACTTTGCTCTGAAGGACCAATCCTCTGCAGTTATGACCATTTGTTCCCTCCAGCACACAAACAATTATCCACATTGAttcatcacatttgttttccCAGGAaaccaccccccctccccccttctctgtcccacacacatgctctgCCTCATGGGAAATCCACCACCAGTGGGCCCTTACAAATAACCACATCCTCCCACGTTGCTCACAGTTGTGCAGCATCTATACCGGACTAATATTTGTAATGTGATCACAGTAGAGGGGGCACAAAGTGTAAactgtgcacatgtgtgagGAGCTGTCTTTAGTCTGGTTCAGCTGCGTGCGAGAGCAATGGTGTCCAACTTAAAGTGGCACCAAGGATGCCTTTCAGTTCGGCAGCATTACTGATAAAGCAGTTCAAAATGACCACCCCACCATAACACAAGGATTTATGGGTAAAAAGATAAGTGCTCAGACCTGATTTGCTGCAGTAATGTTTAGGGAGCATGGCtaagaataagaaaacaaaaggaaaataaagacattattACTGGGATTAGGAACCTTTCATAACATCTGATGCTGGCATGGCAGGTTACCAGACCTCAGTTACCAATAAACAAACCTCTGGCAAGTCATGTGACTTTTGAATGTGGTTAGAACCAAACTGTACACACCTCAGCAACCTCAAAGCAAGACTATGTAACTTCTGATGAGCAGCGGCAACCACAAGGAAGCTTTTATGGTATTTATACAGCAACacaatttgtgttttgtattgttaTGTGTATATTTTCCCAGTGAgttatgtgtatttgtataaaGGCCCATCTGGGGACAGACATAACAAACTATAAATGCTGTGGCACTGGTCCATCCTATATCCTTCTCcccataaaaataaacattcagtATATTTAAAACATGGTAGATAATGGCTTCACCATACTGGTCTCATGCAGCTAATTCTAacttaatgtttaatttacCATCTCTATCTGCAGTACTTTTAGTCCAATGCCTGAACCAGCCTTCAGCTGTGGTGCATCAATCACAGCACTCCTGCTCATCACTCTGATGGAATCCACAGTTTCTAATTGAGGACAGCTGAATGTCCAGCTCATGCAAAGTCATACACAAccttcctttgtttcttttgcctTCATACAGAGCTGCAACCACACAGGCAGTGTGCGCACACGGTTAAATATCTACCTGTGTGACGAGGTTTACACAGGTGTGATCCAGTACATGGAAGATAAGAGCTGAAAGTGCTTTTGTCTAGAAAGGTGGCGCCCTGTGTGTAAAAGGCTGCTGTAACAGAAGGCTTTTTGTCCAACGTGACCTGTTGTGCCCCATATCTTCTGTCACTCAGacatgaagaagaagcaggaggtGTATTGTTTGGGGATCAACTTTGGTATAAATTCCTCTGAAACAGAATTCCTAAGATGCTTTTGGTGCTTTTTAACATGAGAAAATCCCCTTGCATGAGATAATCTATCATCTAATCTGAATTTTTAAGTTGTGGTGAGAGAATTAAGACGAGGAAGGTGTCTCTTCTTTGTACAGTGGACCTATCAAAGTCACGTGCAAAGTATTTTTTCCAAAACGGAAAGGACAGAGGCAGCATGTACTGtcctttttacatttttagccTGAGatctccccccttctctccctcctctcctccccccacTTCTCTGGTAATTTCCGTTGGGTGATTGAGTCTGAATTCCAGATATCCCACAGTTAAGATTCATGGTCCTGCGGTGTGCACGGACAGGACACTTCTTAACCCTTTTCACCTTTCATTCTTTTCCTCtaccctctcctcttctttttttccatcttctctttctccttcatttcctgCTTCACCTagctctccttctctttctcctcctccacgtCACTGCTCCTTTCACCCCCCTGCAGATTTGCCAAACAcattcctcccctcccctcccacatcctccatttttctcctctcGGCGCCTGTCCTCCACTTCAGCCTTCTGACGGATGCACGATTAGGAGCTCGGTGAATCAGAATCACAAAGCCATAGGgctgacatactgtatgaaaaGAGGAACTGAGGATAGAAAAGAAGTGTGAAAGAAACTGTGGGATGAAGTGTGTTTGCGAACTGCAATTGGGCACAAGCCACAGgaacgtacacacacaaatttacTGTATGCAGGTGTTCGTGTGCACGCGCTCCGATGCTCCTACAAATTCCTGAGTGGTCATGTGGCAAAGACATCAAGCCAACTGAGAGCAGGAACCACCAGCTCACTCTCCCTGTCTTTAAGTAATCAATAAaggaatgcacacacacacatactgtactgtttaGTTCAAAGCATGAGATGAGAAAAAGCTGTGAAGAGTTTAGGTGTAAAAGGGGTGCGATCACACCTACACTTCTTTGctctgaacaaaaataaaaacactttgcaCTTTTGCATTCACTTCCATCAGACTTACAGTGCCAAAAAGGGGTTTAAAGCAGGAATATATAAtttttgaaagaggaaaaatcacAATCTGCCTCTTAAAtatgaaaagttgaattcatagGCAATAAAATGCACCATTGCTCATTTCATTACACTCATCATTTTAGCCACTACAGCCTGCCCTGGTCTGGTGTGACCAGAAGCTTGTGTTAGCTGATGTCAGCAGCCTTTGACGATGATGtctttaaagcagctgaatCAAGAGAATCCTGGGAAATTAAGGCAAAGTCATTGTACCATGTTCTTGAAAATAAATTGTAACTGCTggtcagcaaaagttacatagtcttCCTCTACAGTATATTCCTAAACatctcaacaacaactggatAGATGTACTAAGAAATTGTAGCTAAGAAaggttatttgttttaatttgaactCATATTTCAGGTTCAGCTGCTGTAATTGATATGCTATCTTCACACCAGAAAAGAATACCCTGAGAAAAAGTGAATTCCAGCATCACTTagtcaaatcaaacaaaattaaaGGAGTAAAACTTTGCAATGGAGACATCAAGCAACCTCTCCAAGCATGCTTGGTATGAACACACACCCAAAAATCATCACTCATCCAACTCTGGACATTACACCCACACATGACAACTGTCTGTTTGAAAGTCGGTGCTCTCTCTATTTTGCAAATATTTAACCTCTGAACTGCTGATCATGTGGAATCTGTGATCTGATACACAAAAACACCAGCCTGAATCTTGTCTGCAGCTAAAAACTCCGTTCAGAGGATGAAAGCCGGTCTTACAATGAGGTTGACATGATgaaacacagatatacacacactctaAGTGGGGACATCTGAAGGCAGAGCGCAGGTCATGCTCTTTTCATTCCCCTGGCTTTGAACTGAAGCCCTTTGTTACTGAGCTGATCTGAGGTAGACCACAGCGTTGTGTCTCACTTCCTTTGTGTCCAGCACTTAACACTTGTTTCATTCCAAAAGGGGAActttaaagtacaaaaaaacCATACACAGTGTGCTGGTCCACAGGTTAGAGGAAGTAACACTAAACAGGAAGATGGTGAGCAGTCGTGTAGTCTAGCATTGAGCCATGATAGCTTGTTGTAGTTAAATCAAATGGAAACAGCTGCTTGCTCGGGTGAAACTGGAAAATTTTCTCACGACTTTAGCTCAATATGAGAGCTGATAAAAGTGATTAGCATTGAAACAAGTGGTATAATTTCACCAAATGTGCAGAAAAGAAGCTTAAAATTTGATCTTTGGAAAAATAATctgtaaaagcaacaaaatgtggCTCCCTTTACGAAAAACAAACCATTGTGAGAGCATGATTTAAATCTCATGTTACCAAACTTCCTCCTAAGTGCCAAAGTAAAAGCTAATTTATCATATAACCTGTTTAAGAGCCAGCAGTTACATCAGCTCTTGAGAACTGTTAAATGACCATTTTAGGCCATTTTGTTTCTTCATCTGAACATACCAAAGAGACTGTTGGGTTAATTGTCTGTACTCTGATACTAACAGTCGGTGAAACATAGCAGCTGTGGCCAGGGGTGGAAAAGGGGAAATGTTTTCTCCATGTGGTGCAAAGGTTCACAATCTTGCCCTGGCTGCCTCAACAGAGTTACATAACAGCAAACATGTGAAagaagtaggaaaaaaaaagacaggagacTGAAAAAATGAGGGGATggacagtagagagagagaaaaaaaaggggg harbors:
- the LOC108892850 gene encoding transcription elongation factor A N-terminal and central domain-containing protein, yielding MDAKEIIHCALQIEKFTADRSYGNILTLLGDLDKSQITAEQLETTDIVKVLYRVLKTCSDDSVKKTVKSLLSKWKRQYSKDTQGVKCTEEKGQGVSQRVSPPHEAGGGGVPKQGVSHSGSAETHDSAVENVKAAAEQEASSTVEKDGLQTAESTSASSDFPSVRSKCVQLLLAALCPEPPDQAKATQLARDIEQHIHELHKSSQVKYKTCVRSKVANLKNPKNCHLRQGLLSGSLSPQAFAQMSAEEMAGTELRQLRAEYSSQGVSERQLPQGIEGTPTHKIRCKKCGGSDCRVTQVSRGALFLPAWVRRGSPDEDAMTFVTCSRCGQQWYHSGWVCL